The stretch of DNA AGCAGGAATCTCAGACTTAAGTGTACATTCAAGCTGTTGGAAAGTTAGGGAATATCTTCATCAAAGTTGTTTTTAACGTTATTCTATTAAGTGAGCAATTCccttttttcagttgtttgtaAGATGGGAGTTGGAGCTGAAAATATACTTTAAAAAATGCCTTTTGTGCATCTCTTTATATATGTGACAGAACACTTCATGGACAGTCATGTTCTGATGCCTGATGCCAGAAATCTACtggaatacagaaaaaaaaatgattcaaattcacTTTATGACACCATGTCAACACAACTAAGCATACATTTCCTTTTGAACCATCTTAAGCAATGTGACTGTAAATGTCAATGGTCCCTGACCTCAGTGGCAGAGACGGGACCTCCAACTTCCAGGGTGTCATAAACCCAGCAGGAGGGCGTGCACCGATCCCTGTTCACAATAATGGAACAAGTCTGATCCGATAAGCCGAGGTGATCAGTTCCCCAGCGCATGGCTGCCCTGTTGTTTGCTGCATTGGCATGGGGATGGAGCAATTTGGCAAGGACAACAAAGTGAGctgtcagaggcagaggagagattTAATTGAAGGGTGCTGGAGTTTTTGGGACAAAGAGGTACCGTAAAACCTTAAGCACAGAGATAAATTGCGGTGGGAACAAAGTGTTGAGTGGGATGCGCCGTAAATCCATCACCACCAGCTGAGACGGTAACAGGAGGTAGAGCGGGGGACAAATTCATCAGGATGTCTGAGATAATCTGGaagcattttagtcattttagttATCAGCAGAGGAAACCGCAGTACTGGCCTGTTACCGTTTGAAATCACCGATGCCTGTCCGACAAAAGCATGTGATTCTCTTCTATCAGcttgaaaacacacagcgtTCGAGAAACATCTCCCCCGCTTTTGTTCAACACCTCAGCCAGATTGTGCTACATCCAAACCCTTAATCAAACGCTGTCTTAGCACTCCCTTCCTCCACTTTTATCAAGCTCAACTTATATGGAAAAGTCAAACGTCCTTGTGCGATTGGAGCAAAGCAATTATGCAGGACTTCAAACAATagacacattattattattattaaaaaaaaaaagacttaacaCTTAGTTTAAGTGAGAACAGACCTTTCACAATCAGATGCTTCCAGGAACTGAGGTTTTCAGCGGACAAAAATGCTAATTCACTGCCAGCGCCAGGATATTTTACACATGATTGGTCCACATAGATTAATAAAGACCTGGATGTGAGTCGCTGGTTCATTCCTGCAGGCTCGATGTGGTTTTTCATCAGCATAGTTAAAGGTTATTTGGTATTATTTGTATGCCACCCTTCCAAAGGGTAGAAGCAAAAATTGATATCTATTTTATCTATCTTGTGGTCTGCACAGCAGAATCGTTCGTGTTAATTAAACTCGGGGTATAAGAATCAACACCGTGCAAATATTTCTTTAAGACCACATTTATCAGAGCCACACCAGATCTATGAGCGAACAAACAACTCTGCAATCAACTAAGAAAACAATTGTATTTGAGAAACCAGCCCTTATTACCACAGGAAaatgtgcagcgtgttctccaaacaaaacagacaggcCGTTCTGCAACATGTGCTTGGATTTTCAACAGGAGCTCCTTGAGCGTGCCTCTGCTGTGTCCATCCCATCCCCAGTCAAGTCAAAACTAGCCAAATGAAACCATGATGGCAGTGGCCTTATCTTGCGTACAGGAGGACGAACACAGATCAAGATTAAATTGCGTGATTTCTgtatgagcctttttttttttttcaagacagaGCATTAACTCTATCCTTGGTGCAGTTTTCAAGTCggagaaataaatgaacaaacccTAACATCAAAGAAGCAAGCAAATCCATAGCCAAGCTTATGTAATCTGACCAAATACGCTATCTCTTGTCAGTCTATGTATTATTTGTTTACTTGCTAGAATCAAGTCATACGCCGACCTCATTACATTGCAATGTTTGCGGCATGCCAGGGATGGTCCATCCCTTGTGTGTTTAAACCTGCAGTGTCAGCAGTGCGGTGCCTCTTCCTCAGCCCAGCGCTCAGGCTTTCTGTGTTTCCTCACATGTCAAGGGTTAAGAGACTTATGACAAGGAAGCAAAACAACATCTGTCTTAATCAGAGATGAAACAAGCCAATAATGTGCCACTCTCCTCTTGGCAAACCAGGATGCGGACTGAAAGGCAAGTCCCATCACCGCAGCATAAACAACGAAGCAATTCGTTAAACAAATATCACTTTAAACTTTTCCTGAGAACTGGAAGAATGTCTGTTTCCAATGCATCCAGTCCATGTTTGCTCTGCCTGGCACCTGGAATTCAACTTGAAACTGCCACAAGTTTCTTAGCCTGGCGAGTGAATGAAACATTAAAGCGCAGCATCCTGCGTCTTGCGTATAGCGTGCGCGTTGGTTTTGgttatgttcatgtttttaattgaaCTGAAGGGTTACAGTGTCCTTTATGAGTGCCGGGTTCCCGCTGCGGCCCTACTGTGAAATTCCATAacttttccataaatttcaatAAAGTCATAGCTCTGCCGTGAGCTAAAAATGTTCCTCTTTCCTGCtttgttaatattgttttttagtCTGGTTTTCACTCAAGTTGGGcttaaaaacatttaacacaGTCAATGTGTCAAAATAGATAGTGTAATGTGACTTTGAATTGATCCATTTGTAGAAATTGCCTAATATTCCCTGACTTACACAGACAAATCTGTCAAATTCCCTCAGTTCCCCTATCTGGACTACACCTTTCTACATTCCACAGTATTCCAGGAAATGACCAATGGGAGGCCTGTGAGCCAAATACGTGACCCTGAAGCATATTTTAACACATTCAAAATCCATggttatttttcaaaaatgtgtggGTGTTAATTTTCTGTGCCAAAATTTGTCTCCCCTGGTTGTCTCTGTTTTTGGGTCGTTTTCCCATGGCTGACGTTTCGAATGGAACACCTTTAAAGATTTCATGGGATTACAAGAAATTAAAGTACACAATAGTCTGTGGTCTTATTATCCCAAACCACTAGTTATTCTACAAGGAAGCCGTCAGGCCGTACATCAAACTGGCCATTTATTAAGCACTTTTCCCCGATGATATTTTCCTTGTGCCGTTGcaaaacaggaacacacacgAAGGACAAAGCAAAGGCACACTGCCAGGGGAACACATGATGTATGGGATACAAATTTTGGCAAAACAAGCATTTATCCTAATTTTTATCATGCTGCTGCAGCATGGGTGAAACTTGAAGGAGGATGCCTATGTCGGGACGTTGACTGGGTGCCAACACACTGAGCTCACTAACCAACAGTCATGGAAACAGCACCCAAATCATGGCAACgccataatggaaaaatactcaGGGGTATTATCAGTAAAATGTAGTTaaatatgaaaagtaaaagtttttGTAGAGGCATGCCTTTAATTATTGATGCATAAACCTGTAAGAAGTGTTTTTATGGTGAGGCTCTGACTGCTCCACATGCTGTTGACTAGTTTGTAACAATGCATCacattttgcatgtaaaagcttATTCTTTAAAGGAACTACAACCATCAAATTgatgcagagcagtaagagtGCAAGATTTCCTTCTGAAAATGTAGTGCAATGAAAGTATCATTGCGTCTCATTAAAAAGAAATGCTAAAATAAAGCGCCAGTGCCTAGAAACTGCACTGAAGCACGCTAGTCTCACAAATGTGCTTAGTTACTTTTCAGTGCAACAGATTTAGGGTCAACTCCAAAAGctgaaacaaactttttttcttagAAATGTTGATACATGCTACGTTGAAgcaaatctaaaaataaatccaataTCGTTATCTACTTCACTTGGAAACCGATTCAAAGTGAATTCCTCCCCAGCTGTGGCACCAAGAGAAATAGACTGAAGGTATTGGGACACAACGGGACCAGACAGTAGAACAAACATCAGACTTTACTGCTGGGAGGACCCGCCACATAAAGACTTTAGTGCCACTTTCAATGACCCCAATTCATTAGTTACAGAATATTAGCCTTTAACAAGCCAGACAGACCGTGGCTCCAAACCAGGGGTTAAAAACTCTCCTTGTTTTTTAACCTAACATACAACAAAGTCAGCCTGATTGATCTCACCCAGTGCCCTGCATTAAAAGCAAATTTCAAAGAATCATTTTctgttcaacaaaaaaaaaaaaaaaagcaaaagtgttCATAGCTCCACTGGAATTGAACGGGCCATGTATGGTCACAAGAGTAGGCCAGGAAGAAAAAGGCAGACGCTTCACCTTCTTTAAGCATGTTTACATAAATCAATCATACGCTGTTTTAAAAGGCTGAGCCAACCAGTCATGCACGCTCTCGCTACTGTTGATAATGGTTTCTGGTGCACTTGGATACGCTGTGGTGACCAAGGCAATTCAAAGGCATGTCGAGGCATAACGGCGCagggtgtgtctctgtgtgtatttgcatgttgtgtgtatgttggcACGGTGGGTGCTGGGAGGATGCTTACCAAATTCACTGGCACACAGATGCTCCAGCATGGcgtctgttttcatttcattgtcacATGGAGGGCAGATGGGAGAGTAACCTGCGGAAAACAGGAGGGACACCGAGGGACAGCCATCAGCAAAAGTGTCAGAATGTCACATCAACTCAGTGCATGTCAGTGGTGCTTGTTTCTTGACTGAATTATTACCAATCACCTCGCCTTTACTGGAGATTTAAATGCATAAACTTCACATTCCTGCTCCTCTTTTCCCCAAGCAAGCATTTGTATTTGAGAACTGCAATATTAGTTTATGCAGCCGttggtttctattcattccacgACGATAAAATgaacttcagactttcttcacaccagaattccatcaccataacaaAGTCAATGACATTggtttccctaaaagcagcggcattgttgtgttttgacgaCTTGAAATTGAGCAGAACagtccctccaccagggaaagtagtccccagggaaatatttgcttttcacagcaagttatcagttctgtggtttatgaatgtggatgactttgttagctacAGAAGCAGAACGTTATAAGGTGGATGTTtccaccaacaaaaaaaaaaaaaaaagaaagaaagaaaatgtagtCATTTTGATCATATTTTATGAAATCTTGTTCCGccacatgatttacaaaatgatttgttgcattTGTAGGAAATGGGCCCAACATtccaaatcactggtatggccctttaacACCCATCAACGATGTGATTAGGAACACAGAAAGCAGGAAAAGGACAGTGAAAGTCATTTCCCATTAGAAATGAAGAGGAATTCTAATGGAATCTTCTGAAAAATCACAAACCCCGCCCTTTGATTCCAATATAAAATGATGAATATCATGAGTGAGATGTGATTCTCAGTGATGCACACCCATTTCTGTGTGTCAAGATCCTATCTGGATGTTTTGGGAATAAAACTCTTGGTTTCCCGGTCTCTCGGGCTGTTCTACACTGATGACCTGACCTCAGTGAGGAATGTCCTCCACTTTTATAGCCAGCTGTAACTAAGAGCTGCAGTAAACACTCCTGCCTACTATCTGCTTCATGAAGAGATAGGCCTTCCAGCGTCTTCAAAACAGTGGTCATTGTGGCTCTAATGCTCAAGAGCTACAGTATATCCCCTTGGATGGCCTGTCACattgtgtgtttacaacatgGTTCACTTAAGTAGTTCAGCTGGCCTCACTTTAAGCTATAATATGTCTAGGTGTGAGAGAAATTCATCAGGATGCAATACACTGACCCATTCTTATGAGACATTTCAGTAAAAGCACCTTTTCCCACATGAATGAATCCAAGCTGTTTGGTTTTTCCTGAATGTATTCACTTGGCCCCCACAAGCAGAAATGGGGATATTAAAAGTGTGGGAGGAAAACAGCATCCTATGTATGATAATGATGTACAATTCAAGTTTAAAGGAATGCTTCAAGATTCCAACTACAGTAATAGCTCACTctatagacaaaaaaaaagccaaactaTGTTTTTGCCAAAAAGTAATTCACTCTAGAGGCATATCTGTGAATATTTCATCGATgtgattttgcagttttttcttctccctccatACTTACCACACATGATCGCTCTGTGCCAAGACAGCTGAGCTTACTTTCCAAACATAGTTGGACTTACAATAGGATGAAGTCCTGAagcatttaatttaaatgcGTTTCAGCATCGCATATCTGAATAATGCGCGCAGAgggtaaaacaaaaacaaatgcctgGCTTTCCTCTCCCCAGTTGTCCATTACATGTGTTTGACAAAAGCTTGTGAAAGTAACACCCAGGTGTAAAAGGGCTTGCGACAACAGACACTGTTTACAGAGGCCCCTTTTTCCCATTTCAACTCATCCTCCTTTAAATCAATTATCACCGGCTTGTATTTGGCAGTGATGTGGTAAGTGCTGTTAGCTGACTTCTATTAGCATCCATTAAGGAGAATTAGTTAAGTGAATCAGTGCGGCTTTTGTCTATCTTAGTCAAAACAGGGACGTGCTGTGGAATCACCACttacatcaaaacattttttgggaCTATTGAATTGAAATGGATCAGGAAAGCACTAAAAAAAAGGTAGTGAGACACGGCCGACTGAGCTCGCCTGCCCTCTCCAAGAGGCCAAAACAAGTCTGGCTCTGTGTCCCGCTGGGCCATTGGGGAGAGAACGCTAGCTTTATTTATCACCAGCGCTGACAACAAACGATAACAGGTGACGTCTGGAGACCGCCGAACTCTGTGTGGTCCCGCGACCCAGAAAGAGAGTCTGTCTCAGGAAACCGGGCCTCCGTCCATACCACCATGTCAGTCAGTACACCCACCTCACCTCCCCCcaacacgcttttttttttttttttttcaagaaaaaccAACCCCTCAGACGCCTCAGATAAAGTAAGTGCTGTGTAATCGAGGGAGACTGCTGGAAGGATCCACAGTCCAGCCATTTACGGTTCAAAATGCACTGTGAAAATGTCTAGTTAGGGCATATTAACGGCGTTAAGGTTGAAATATAAGTAGGTTGATGGTGTGGTGACGGAAAGTCCCCTCTGATTTATGGTTAACATGAATGAGGCAATTGTACTTCCCCTTCCCCTGGCACACACCTCACCTGGGTGAGAGCAGTGACGACTGGCAGGGGCCGCGGCGCTAGCTATAAAACACAAATGCGGTTTCACACAAGTTCCCCCAAGCTTTATCTTCCCCAAGGCaagctgtttttgtgcatttttcaggGTTTCCATGCTCTTTGTCAGCATGTCTCATTAGGTTGGAAGACCACATTTCTGGACTATGTTACAATATCTCTATCTCCCCTGGTGCTGCAGGAGGTGTCTGAAAGAGCTGGATTCAGGCCTCATACCAACAGAGTCCCAACAGGTTTAGTGAATTTGCAGCCAAGCAGCCATTAGTGATAGAtgatgggggtggtgggggtctTCCTGTCCTTGAAGAGCTTTGTTTGGAGACCACTGGCTCCAATCTCCATGTCCCTCCTGACTGCATTTTCATACCGTCTTTGTGACTTTTTCCTTTGGACAACCTGTTTTTTCCGATTACATCCCTTCACCCGTCcatctttctttattttaaggCAATTGTCACTGCTAGGtcagcagaaaatgaaagtgaatatatgcaggatttttttttttttttttttttttttttttttgctgctggaCTCCCTCCCAGCATTGTCCTCCATCTCAGCAAACACCTTGAGATAAATTACTACCATCtgttcaagctttttttttttttttcatccaattATTACAACATCACTTCTTTGTCAATAGCGAGCAACTTCACATTCATACCACACTGAAGCCAGGGCTTATAGATCTTAGACCGAAAAGAAGTTGTAACCGCAGAAAACTTTCTTCAGTGAGTGGGCGGtaaacattttaaagtgggaTCAAATCCAGAGGGGTCGTGGGTGAGTTCTCCCCAAAAGGCTGCACTGGGTTTGTTTGTGCTGGGATTTGCATCTGCAAACAGACATTCGGCCCTGAAACAACAACCTCAGGCCCGTTTAGCTGCACAGGTGTCAGTTTTAACACTGTAGCAAAAGTGGTGGCTGTTTgttcacacagcagcacttCTATATTAAGTGACATTAAGAACTcctggatgtgtttgtgtgagttggGGGGTGATAAAACTAGGCCTGCATCAGTTTTAGGATAATTAAGTTCAATTATAATCATCCAGCCACCACTTTTCCTGTGGCTGGCAGTATCCTAGTGCagcggttttcaaagtggggtccgggcaCCCCGGGgctccttgaggggcttccagggtctcctcagcaaaatggaatatagtttaatttcaccataATTTCATTCACTAGGAATTGTGGcagcacacaaaaatgtgtgagtgattattttaacattacatTTATGTCGGTGCTGTGAATCTATTTGTCATTGTTCATATATGACATGTAAGCAACTTAACAATTAACACAAGCCAAAATACTGTTTCATAGCCTATAGGGAAAAAAGTCCCTTCTAGAGGTGGTCTGTGGtgtaatgaaagtcaactttgggggtccagaacatgaaaaaaaagtttgaaacccCCCTGTCCTAGAGGCTTTTGACTAGACCACCCCACCCACtggagaaaaaatataaaaaaaagaaacagctgaaGTGCCGTTGAGCAAGAAAAACCTCAACTAGAATTAGGCCGCTCAGGTTCAGCAGTAAAAGAATGCAGGCAGTTCCCAGGTGGAACTGCGTAAATatgaagatggaaaaaagaaagaaaaagagaaagacctTGTGTAGAGTCAACCCTCACTTGATAAACTGTTTTACCTGTTTTCAGATGATTCAAACCTGTGCAGTGCAGTCAGGGCACATCATCATAGTCTTACCTGTGGGCTTGGTGGCCTCGGTGGCATTTGGTGCCGTCATGGCGATGCACACGTCGTCCTGGGGAAACTTGTCACAGGTGAGCATCTCCGGCCAGGGAAAGCCGAAGGCCTCCATGATGGGGGTGCAGCCGTCCCGCACCGCCTCGCACAGCCAGCGGCAGGGGTAAATGGGCCGCTCCAGGCACACGGGCGCAAACAGCGAGCACAGGAAGACCTGGGTGCCCGGGTGGCAGTTCTTGTGCACCAGGGGCACCCAGCTGCCGGCCTGCTGCTTCACTTCGGCCATGGTCTCATGCTCCAGCAGGTTGGGCAGCAGCATCTGGTTGTAGCCCACGTTGTGACAGAGCCGCAGGTCGTCCGGGATGTCCACGCACTGGGGAGGCTTGCCGTAGCTGCGCCCCCCGTTATACAGGTCCGACTTCCAGCTCAGGTACTCATACTCTGACGCCGTGCACACTGCCATGAGCGCCACTGTCACAGCCAGGGACATCATTTGCCACCTCGGTTCAGAAGACCTCATGATTATTTTTCTATCTTCTTTTAGTAAAAGAAGTTTCACAGAATAAAACGAACGCAGCTCACGgaaaagcttaaaaaaagaggaatcaACACATTTGCTTCATGGGAAAAGAaaataagggggaaaaaagcggAGTCCTGCTGATCAGTGTGCGTAAAATCGTATTAGGTTTGGGGTCTGAGTAAAGTCCACAGCCAGTCTCCTCTAGTTACAGCCCCGTTGCGCTCCTCTGCTGCGTCTGGCTCCTGCAAGAGCTCGGGGAGGTAAGCGCTCTGCTTGTGCGGAGCTTGGAAACAAGAGAAGATTGTAAAGTGCGCACCGGCCAATCGGAGCGCGTCTGTGCCTTTTGGCACTCTGCTGTCAGTCAAAGCGCTCAATTACCCAGTGCGTAAAACACGAGAGGAGCCTCCCTACCCCCTCCACTGCTCCTTCCCTTTCACGTCCTTTCTCTAGACACAATACATAACTTACAAATAACAACGAATGGCGAAAGGTGGCACGCAAACGGTATTTTTGACAGTGACAGACAATTTGAAAATTACCTTTGAGTTGTGCAGAGTTagtgtgtttttagttttaaattAGGTTTACCAATCACAACTGAGGTTTGCCTTTATTCCATTGGTTCGCAAAACGGGATATGGAGAACACTATAGGGGTCCTGGAGAAGGATCCAGGTGGTCCCCCAGCAAAAGGAGGAATGTcactattatattatttattagaaATAGCTCAGTGGGTTTATGTAAGGATTGCTGTTTGG from Myripristis murdjan chromosome 9, fMyrMur1.1, whole genome shotgun sequence encodes:
- the sfrp1a gene encoding secreted frizzled-related protein 1a — encoded protein: MRSSEPRWQMMSLAVTVALMAVCTASEYEYLSWKSDLYNGGRSYGKPPQCVDIPDDLRLCHNVGYNQMLLPNLLEHETMAEVKQQAGSWVPLVHKNCHPGTQVFLCSLFAPVCLERPIYPCRWLCEAVRDGCTPIMEAFGFPWPEMLTCDKFPQDDVCIAMTAPNATEATKPTGYSPICPPCDNEMKTDAMLEHLCASEFAFKAKIKEVKRENMDRKVILQKRKKLLKPGNLKKKDMKKLVLYLKNGADCPCQQLDNLGNQYLIMGRKVDKQYLLTGIHKWDKSSKEFKKAIKKLKTYKCPAFENVFK